The sequence below is a genomic window from Hippocampus zosterae strain Florida chromosome 7, ASM2543408v3, whole genome shotgun sequence.
TCAAGCAAGGGTGAGAATTTctgattagggtttcaagccattGTCAGGGTTTCAAAGTGGTTTTCGAGGAATCCCATTTGTCTGTTCGTATTCCATGATGCTGACGATGACGTCGGCGGTACGCTCATGTAAACAATTGGCGCGCCCGTCTCGTGGCGTTCCACCAGGCTCACTGCTACTACCACGGCGAGGTGGAACGTCACCCAGACTCGGACGTCAGCCTCAGCACCTGCAACGCCGCGCTCAAGTGAGTCCGCCGCCCTGTTCGTGATGATAGCGGCAAATAGCTCAACCGCTTTCAAACCCGAACCCCGTCTCGAAGCCCCCTAATTTGAAATCCGTCAccctgttttgtgtgtgcgcaggggGCTGATATCCGTGGACGGCGAATCGTACGTGATTGAGCCGGCGGCCCGGGGCCCTCGCGGAACTCACCGGATCTACTCGACGCAACGCCTCCGCTCGGTTGCCGGCACGTGCGGGCATCATTGGAACACGTCCGAAGCCGTCGCCCCGCCTGACCGCGACCCGTTCCAATCCTTCAGCGCCAGGGTGAGGATGACCGAAATCGACCTTTAGCTACGTTTGCGCCTCTCATTCTCAATTTTCAAGGCGCGATAACTCACGAAGCAAACGGCAACCTCGTAGTCCGCATTCTCCACTTTGCcgcagtggcaaaaaaaaaaaaaaaaacgtctggtTCCGACCGACGTcttgaaatattattttattttccggagttttacattttttaaaagcacaTAACCTCTGATGCGAACTAATGACGCCTCACCTGAATCCTGCTTTGCAGATTCTGCAAATTATTCAAGGGGCTGTCTTTTATATTTTATCACGCTGACGctcgtttgaattattcaccCGAGTCGTCCAACGGATCGAAAGGTGGCCATTAGGATTGTACGGCGGGAGAGGACAAAAAGCTGCGGGAATGTTGCTAAACCGTGGCGTTTGCCCCGCAAgaggttgccccccccccccccccccccgccagccTCCAGCTCCCCCTCTCTCCTCACCTTTCACCGCCAAGACTCGACGTCAGGCGTGATCCGTGGCGAAAAGCAGGCAACTCTTGTGATTCCCATCTGCACATCCCGCAAGTCTGGGACTTTCCACCCCACCTCGAAAAATGATTTCCATCTTTTGTAAATCATTTCCCTGGATGCTTGCTTGCTTCTCGGGATGCACGCCAAACATATGGCGCTTCAAAACACTTGAGTGTCTTGCTCAATTCTCCCATTTTGTGATGGCGCAAAACAATGACATGCCGATGATTCAGTTGACGGCCATCTCATAATAAACGCGGATGATTATTTTCCTCTCGGTGGCCACCAATTGGGAGTTTCGTCCCGACAGACAATACGACACTCCCATTCGCTGACACCCATATGTCACTCACCGGGGCCACGCCCCGCCGTACACGTGCAAAGGTCACAGACGCGACAGTGGAGCGGAAGGATGGCAACCCGCAGTGCACAAAATACATGCGCAACATTGCGTTTGAAACTAAATCCGTTTTGATTCGATTCTttgaataaaacaaagaatgtgacTCCACGTGTCCGCGCAagctcattttttgttttatcggCGCCATAACGCTCCGAGGTATGAAGAGTccctttggtaaaaaaaaaaaaatggaagaagcCGCCGCCGCGCAGCGGGACCCGAGGGAAGACCATATGTTGCTCCAAATCCATCAGGAAATGCGctgtttttcccattttttgcaAACAAATTGGATGCGGCCGATATGAGCGGAACTTTGGGATTTGTCCCCGCAATTCTGGTTCGTAAATTCAACGCGTAACGGCTCGGGGGATGTGGGGGCGGGGCTTATCGGAAAAGCAGGAAGCTGATGAGAGGCAGGGCGCGACGTTGGCCATCAGGATGAACGCTCGGCCACTCACAAGAAGGCGTCCCGCGCCAACGTGCCCTACGAGGGAGAACGACTGGTCGCCAACGAACTGTGCatcgttttgaaaaaaataaaaataataaatactatCAATGCATCAAGCAGGAAGAAACCTGCCAACTGACAAAACAAACTCTCCATTTCTCCTTGGCAGCACAAGCGTCACATCCAGAGCACCACAAAGTACGTGGAGCTGGTCATCGTGGCCGACAACCGCGAGGTAGGCCTGTCGTCGTTGTCGTCGTCTCTTTTGGCTAAAAGGCTCAACGGTTGTGGCTCGGCGCCGCGCTCAGTTTCAGAAGCAAGGCAAAGACCTGGAGAAAGTCAAGCAGCGGCTGGCCGAGATTGCCAATTACGTGGACAAGGTAACCGACCAATCGGCAGCCTTCATATGATTGATGACAACCCCGCCCTCATTCCCCGATCAGTTCTACAGGGCCTTGAATATCCGCGTGGCcctggtgggcctggaggtcTGGAGCGACGCTGACAAGTGTCCGGTCACGCAGGACCCCTTCACCACCCTGCACGAGTTCCTGGACTGGAGGAAAGTCAAGCTGCTCCCTCGCAAGCCTCACGACAACGCGCAGCTCATCAGGTGGGAAACGCCGTTAACCTGCgccaagccacaaaaaaaaaaaaaaaagccggcgGTGATTTGCGCGTTTTCACCAGTTGCGATGGTAACATTTTCACTTCGGGATGTTGAACTTGTTTGCTTTTGAACAAATCTTAGGACAAGAGTTTGGTGGGATTTTTGGCGCTTGTTTGTGTCATCTGTGATGAGAATGGATTTGGGTGGGCAgcagttgtaatttttttttggggggcaatgTGGAATCTGGTCTCAAAAGAATTGAGCAGGATTTGAACAAGCGCCTCTGTAGGATTTCATGCGTAGATTGCGTCTTGGAACGAGTGGGGAAAAGGGTTTCATGATCAAGTGGTCTCCCTCGCCAGCGGGGTCTACTTCCAAGGGACCACCATCGGCATGGCGCCCATCATGAGCATGTGCACGGCGGAGCAGTCCGGAGGAATCGTCATGGTACGTCCTCCATCTTATTTGCACCTCCCATGACGCCGCTCTGTCCCTTCGTCGTCCGATAGTTTCCCTCCACGTTTCCGGCTCCTTTCCAGATGTTTCCATGCTCTCCTCCGCATCTGCAATGGCACAAATTGGCGGACATGATGACACAcacgattttttttatttttttttgcgttttgaCCTCCGCTTGCTTTTCAGGATCATTCGGACAACCCCCTGGGCGCCGCCGTCACGCTGGCGCACGAGTTGGGCCACAACTTCGGCATGAACCACGACACGCCCGAGCGGGGGTGCGGCTGCCGAGTGACGGCGGAGCGCGGCGGTTGCATCATGACTCCTTCCACCGGGTGAGCCGCGCGGCCGTCAGCttttgttgcgtcttttacaaaaGTGGGCCATGAAATTtcaggcccccccccctttttttattttttttatttttttttaattggaaccACCACAGCTGTGCTCGCATTCCGCAGCTTGAGTCTTTGTAGTAAGTGTGTAAGTGATTAGTTCACATACAGCACACACGACGTCATAAGTGCAAGTTTATAGGCGCCAGAAAGGGGCGTTAATTTTTTAATCATGGCCCCCGAATATCCCTAAAAATTGAAGTTATCCCATTTGAACAATCAATCCGCCTATTCGCTTTCAACCGGGACTCTTGAATATCAAGTTTGTAAACCGCTGCAATGATGAATAAATCCCTGTAGATGGCGCCGTTGCATCAATATGGAATTGAGATCCGCGCCGCTTTTGAGGTGGAAGACAAAGATTAGAAATTGTGATCAAAGTTGACACGATCAATTGGTATTCCACACTTTTTCAGGCGTCTTCttgttcttgtaaaaaaaaaaaaaaaatccgtcttTCCCCCCCGTTCGAAGCCAGCCGCATGCAAGTTTtatgtcggggaaaaaaaaaaaaactctcggcGGTGACTGATAAATACTTAAGCAAGCCTGAAAACCGTCTTGTTCCGCACTTTTTCTTCCAAGTCGGCCGCTTTTAAATCTTTTGAAGCCGGCGTTGTTGTTTGCGCGTCGGCTCTCGAAATACGCCGCCGCGTGCTAAACATAGAAATAATAATCACGTACAATTAAGACGTGAATATTGAGGTTTTTTAATCCGGGATGAAGGCATTCATGTTGTCAAACGCACAGCTCGGCTGTGGCTTCTTTGTTGGCAacacctccccccgcccccgttgAATTTCTTTAAAAGGCCACGAGGATTAGCACACGGTGAACTGTCACCGCTTGAGTGTTGCTCATCCGCAACGGCACCGCAGTGAACGCCAGCATATTCATTTCTGGAAAGTATCGTCCGCTATGCATCCCGTTGCacgctgttgatgtttgatgatCGTTTTACCGGAAAACcagaaattgtttgttttcacttcGGAGGCCATAGGCAGGtgacgggggggcgggggggggggatgtggcgTTTCTTTCAGGACATTTCTGgccgattaaatattttatgacGCTTGGTTTTCGTTTTCCTACGGTGGGGGTGAGTCATCTCCTGTCAGGAGAAATATGACGGGCGCCGCCGCCCTTTGTGTGCCTCCCGTGTGCTCGATGGAGTTTGGAAAAACATCTCCGAAGATTCTTCTTTATCTGTTGATACCATCACACAGACGTCATTTGAGGAGGGGCTCGGGAACGGGCGTGGACGTGCGATCTCATCCAGGAACAATATGAAACGCATCCCATCATGCACTTGTTAGAGCAGTGACTAGCGCACACTTGCGCAACTGCCGTTTGGTTTGACTTCTCTTTTGGTTTCAATTGATTGGAACATGTCGTAGAACagcaaggtgaaaaaaaagtttctcgtCACGTCACCCACCATTTGAGCAGGGGTACCTTGACCTTTGACATCCGGCCATCGATTGTGAGAGCTCTTCTCCCACCGGCGCAGGTACCCCTTCCCGACCTTGTTCAGCAGCTGCAGCAAGAAGGACCTGGTGGCCAGCTTGGACAAGGGCGTGGGCATGTGTCTCTTCAACATGCCCGAGGTCAAGGTGCTCTACGGCGGGCAGAAGTGCGGCAACGGCTACGTGGAGGAGGGCGAGGAGTGCGACTGCGGCGAGCCCGAGGTTTCCATCGCCACGCGACGACGTTGAATTGTCCAATGAAcgcttgatgtgtttttttttggtgcccagGAATGCTCGAATCCCTGCTGCAACGCCACCACCTGCACCCTGAAGGGGGACGCCGTGTGCGCCCACGGCCAGTGCTGCCACCACTGTCAGGTACGGCGCCGCGTGGGCCCCCGCCGACTCGTTGGCTCACAGCTTGGTGCGTGCGTGTCGTTCCCAGCTGAAACCGGCGGGAACTCCGTGCCGCGACTCGGGCAACTCGTGCGACCTGCCCGAGTTCTGCACAGGCGGCGGCCCCCACTGCCCCGCCAACGTCTACCTGCATGACGGGCACGCCTGCAGCGGCGTGGACGGCTATTGCTACAACGGCGTGTGCCAGACGCACGAGCAGCAGTGCGTGACGCTGTGGGGCCCGGGTAAGGGAGGGagaagacacccccccccccccaatcccctatTCCCCGCTTCCTTCGGCTGGTCCGGGAATGACTTTTCTGTTTGGCAGGTGCCAAGGCCGCACCTGGCATCTGCTTCGAGAGAGTCAACTCGGCGGGCGATCCTTACGGCAACTGCGGCAAAGACGCAAAAGGATCCTTTGCCAAATGTGATGCAGGGTAACCGGCTACATGTTCAATTGCTGATTAAAGTCACCGGTTGCGACAATGAGGCGTTCTAAGGCGGCCATGCTGGCCTGAAGCCCCAGTCCACATGCTGGCTGTCAAGATGGAAAATGGATAgggggcagagggggggggagaaaaacccCACCCAAAACCCCGCCCTTCCTCACTCCTTCTTTGCATGACGCGTGCACTCACAgccaacaacgaggcgctccaAAGTGTCTGACGCCACCTTAATGCCTTGTGTCCGGAATGACATCGTGCGTCTGCTTTTGCAGGGACGCCCAGTGCGGAAAAATCCAATGCCAAGGGGGAGCCAATCGGCCCGTCATCGGCACCAACGCCGTCTCCATAGAAACCAACATCCCCTTACAAGAGGGCGGCAGGATCCTGTGCCGCGGCACGCACGTCTACTTGGGCGACGACATGCCCGACCCGGGCCTGGTGTTGACGGGGACCAAGTGCGGCGGTGGAatggtgagcccccccccccaaagccacCGAGACCCTCGCGATTCCGTTTTGTTGATCTTCTCATAGACTCACGCGTGCGTGTCGTGTCGCCTTTTAGATGTGCCTGAACCGCCGGTGCCAGAACGTCAGCGTTTTCGGCGTGCACGAGTGCGCCGCCAAGTGCAACGGGCGAGGGGTGAGCGCACCGTGACGGCCATCCGCTCGTCCTTGTCACCGTTTCAGTTCGGGTCAATGTTAAGTCGGTCGCTTCCGCAAGTACCCCGGCGTCTATTGTTGACAAACGGAACAGCCGTGATGGCTTGACTTGAGTGCGCAGCGCCACTTTTTCTCGTCGGGAGTCATTCAAGAGCCGCGCAATCAATCATCCGGGATGCCAAAAGCAGCCCACTCAATTAAGCGTAATGGTTTCACTTATGATTAGCGCCCAATGCTATTCATCATAGTCTCGGCCGGTCGTCCTTGTTGTACGCCacttccaccaccaccacacacacacacacacacacaaaaactgatGCCAGCGCCATTCGTCTTTTCCTCCTCTAAAATTTGTAAAGACGACTAAGTGTCTTTTTTATAAAGACGAGTGCCGTTTCTGTGGATGGGGGGCACGCGTCTTTCGGGAATAAgcctcttgctttttttttttttttttggcaggtgtGTAACAACAAGAAGAACTGTCACTGCGAGGCGCACCGTGCACCACCTTTCTGCGACACGTCCGGTTTCGGGGGCAGCGTGGACAGCGGTCCCGTCCGACTGGCAGGTAAACTCACCAAAGGTTGCTTTTATCTCGCTGCGCTGTCTTTAAGACCGCCCCCCCTGACCCTTTCTGAGGGCAGATGGCATCCGTGTGACGGTGGGCGTCCTGGCGGTGCTCCTCACACTGGTGGCCGCCGCTGTGGTGGTGTGCATCAAACGGAAAAGTCTGCGGGGGGTGCTCTCCGGCACCAAGAAGGCCCCGGCTGACAAGCTcaggttttggttttggtttttaatcCAAACGCGGTTGCTTTTTATCTTGTAGTTGATGGCTGTTTGCCCTCCCTCATTTTCCACAGATCCATAAGCGCCTCGACGGGCGCGCCATCCACTCCCAAGCGGCCTCAGCCGACGAGCGTGCCGTCCCCGTCTCGACCGGCACCACCTCCGCCCCACAGCGCCACCATCTTCAAGGTACCAGGAATTCCCATTTTAGCGTCAGCGGTTCAAGACTCACTCGGCCATCAATGAAAATCTGCGATACAGCGACACACTTGAAACACATCCAAAGGTTTTAAAACACCCTTCAGGCGTTCAATCTGCCATGGTGTTGCGGGACTTGACTCACCCGAACAGCACAAGAGGGCGGACCACCCCCTGCCCCTCCCCACCATCATTGCCTCTTCCAGCTGCTGCACATTAGTCGGGTTTGAATCATGTGGTTCTCGTCGTGAAGGTTTTCCAGAGGATGTTTGATGTGGTGTGCGGTGCAGGTGAGGTCATCCTGCTCTTCCTccagtggtggtggggggtggctgCACATGAGCTCATGTGTACACTTCCAACATCTGGTCTAAACACCAAGCACTCATGTTTTGGCTTGTTTCTGCcgatccgggggggggggggggcgtttctcTGTGGGCCACTTCCAAATGGGACCGCGTGAGGATGAgcgggaaaaaaagtttcatctTCCCACAGCCTGATCCTGACGAAACACAAAGCGCTGATATTTTGGACAGGTTCCAGTGTGGTTCTGCTTAGACGGGCGGGGTCTGCTTAGCTGTGGCCCacttacaaatgacaaatggGGAGAATGTGTTTTCAACATGGCAGACATGATCAGGAAGGACGTCACCCAAGTagtcttatttttttgcttggttCTCAGGAAGTTCTgcctagggggggggggcaaaatgagACTAAATGTTTGCTTTGGGATGGGTATCTGGATGTTAATAGTTCTCCATCTTCACCACAGCCCCCTCATCGGGGGCCACAGACGCagctcccgccgccgccgccatacCCGTCGCACAGCCTGCGCCGCTTGCCTCAGTGCCAGCCTCTCTCGCTTAGCGTGTCACTGaccgcggtggcggcggcgcctcctcctcttcatcttcatcctcacGTCCATGTGGCGGTGGCGAGAAGGACGGCTGTGGCGTTCAACGGCTGCAGAATGGTGAGCATCcagaaataagaaaaatgttttatgaagtCAATCATAAATGCTAAGTAGAAGCATTTCAGGTTATATTTCTAATGTTCATTCATTAAAGGACAAATTCATCCATAAATTAAGTCttaattgtaaataaataatacatttcatcgTATTAACTGATGCaaatacaatgacattttttcaattaaaaaaatgaaaataaattgattttttttttaatgaaaagatTCTATCAGTAATTACTGGAATGTATTACATGACTaataaatcccccccccgcctcaattttatctttccaaaaaaaatcctgtcgACTCTGTCGCCCTCTTGTGGAGGTTTCATGCTATTGTCCTCACGTCAGGAAACGGAGCGGCCTGGCCCCCCTCAGAAGCCCCTGCCAGCAAACCCCCGGACCTCCCACGCCATACTTGGACCAGGACCAGGATCTGGACCTGCACCCAGACCCGAACCTGGACCCAGACCCGTACGCCCTCAGTCTGCAAAGTGAGTCTccaccaccatcttgtggcatctaaagGAAATGGCGCCTTttattcaattgcatttttgtttttttccatcagaaGCGTGGCCCAGCAGCCCGCCACGTTGCCCAAGCCCCGCGTGATGGCCAACGTCAAGTTTGGCAGATGATGACGTTGCGGCAGCGGTGGAATTGTTTGCACTTGGAACCGCCTTCAAAATGGCGGCCCTGACATGCCTCCTTGGTGCTAAGAGTTCAGGTACATGCAAGTGAACTATTTATCTGATCCCTATTTATTTGTCGCCACGTAGTGCACTGTGCCTGGCACTTTTATTGTTTTACATCGGGAGCCAAGAATTACAGCCATGCTGTCTTGTTTGTCATCACCTCATTTATATGTTTGGAAAGCGAGAAAATTGTTGGATTTGCCACTCTGTGAGCAAGACTCTTGCCTTGGCttagggatgtttttttttaaaggttagaACGGATGACAGATTAATTTCAATGGGCACATTGCATTTGACGTATGAATACATTGAGTCAAGAGCTTGGCAAACTCGTACGTCAGGGAAAGTTACGAGTCCCACCTTTTACTTttgcagttgtattttttttgggtcacttttgctttaaaatgtgattttttttttctatgcatcAGAATTGTCAACTTTTGGGTTACAACCCACTTCCCCCATATATCCTTACAGCAGCCTGGGTAAGAAGTACCATATGTGAATTctaccaattttattttttgttttttatgttgctGGCTGTCAAATTTCGTGCAATGCTAAACTAAACTTGAAGCCAGTGGATGACTGCAAATGACCGCTCTGCTTTGAACTGCCGCACCTCGTATAATACCGTACTCCTGTCTTGTTCATATCTCATGCAAACATACTGCataattttgtcatttcttcTTGTCGTGTTGTTTTGTTAGTTAAAtcacacgtaaaaaaaaaaaaaaacaggaaaagccTCAAATGGGACTGAACTTTTGTTACTTTTGATAACATTTAGGTTGGTATCATGCACTAGTTTTactgcaaacaaaaaacatgtctgtGCGCTTGGAAGCaccctgtgtttgtgtgcgtgcgtgtgtgtgtgtgtgtgtgtgtgttacaggtGAACACATGTTTTTCTATGCCAAATGTTTGATACATCCTATGTGCAGTAAACACTGTCCACAGGGTCCTTCTCTCCACGTGTCTATTCCTTTTTTTGCACTATTTTGTGAAAGTCTCATTTAAGGAAATGCTGcagcaaacatttcaaaatacatttatttattccagcattttggaagaaaaaaaatatatacacctTTCTTGATATGAACCAAAGCAAACTAAGAGTAGCATTTCTCATGAACGCGTGTTTATATTTGCCAATGATTTTGACACATATATACGTTCATAATGGCGTTAAAGATGCTTGATTGAATAGTCATTAATGGGAACGCGCGCAACAGCAAAGCGGGGGTGGGGCGTTCATCGTCAGTCGGGACAGACCGTCGTGTGCCGGTGGGAGGAGGGAGCACCTCGGTCACGTCAACCAGTAACGCTGGCATTTCGGACTCGCACTGAACGCAACATGAGTTGCAAGGAAAATCCCACGAACGATGCTCCGAAGACGTGCCAAAGTGCGACCGAACGGGCCGGCGAGGCTCCCTTTGACTTCGGAGACGAGCTGGAGCTGAACCGCTTCGACGGTTTACCTTTGTCGTCGCGATACTACAAACTGCTGGCCGACAGGAGAAAGCTGCCCGTCTGGACGCTGCGGCGACGTTTCGACGACGCGCTCGCTCGCGCGCAACTGCTGGTCGTGTGCGCGCACGCTGACGCCGGCGGGAGCACGCAGGTGAGTGGACACATTATTAGGTACACCACAACagcagccccccaaaaatgagagCTGTTACTTTAACGGTGAATTATAAATTTAGTCCCAactgaatgtttgttttaaaatatccaAACCAGATGCAAATGttgccattcattttttttttttaattttcttgaaTCTACAGATCCCTCAGTGGTGCGCAGAGTTGTGCCTGTCGGCCCGCTACCGTTTTGGCACGGCGGTGTGCACGCAGGCTCGCGGGCAGCGGGCCGTGGACTTGGCCTTGCGCGTGGCGGACGAAATGGACGTGAACGTCGGCCATGAGGTGGGCTACAGCGTTGGCCTGGAAACGTGCTGCTGCTCCGACACCGTTCTCCGGTCAGTCGCTCAACCGTTCGGATGCACACCGAGTGTAGTAGAAACCCGGTCGAACCGTCGAGGGCACGTGTACGTCCTCAGGTACTGCACCGATGACATCTTGCTCAGAGAGATGATGTCCGACCCTTTTCTGGAGCACTAC
It includes:
- the LOC127604018 gene encoding disintegrin and metalloproteinase domain-containing protein 12-like, with amino-acid sequence MAGGNFGIWAALLACLCVSAPHPAGGSGGVQHAEQKGDGTTIPFQLVGQDWKPMHLLQSQNHPTTLKLLIEAEGRRLLLTLRKNVGLFATGYKETHYQRDGTAVTGAHNSVAHCYYHGEVERHPDSDVSLSTCNAALKGLISVDGESYVIEPAARGPRGTHRIYSTQRLRSVAGTCGHHWNTSEAVAPPDRDPFQSFSARHKRHIQSTTKYVELVIVADNREFQKQGKDLEKVKQRLAEIANYVDKFYRALNIRVALVGLEVWSDADKCPVTQDPFTTLHEFLDWRKVKLLPRKPHDNAQLISGVYFQGTTIGMAPIMSMCTAEQSGGIVMDHSDNPLGAAVTLAHELGHNFGMNHDTPERGCGCRVTAERGGCIMTPSTGYPFPTLFSSCSKKDLVASLDKGVGMCLFNMPEVKVLYGGQKCGNGYVEEGEECDCGEPEECSNPCCNATTCTLKGDAVCAHGQCCHHCQLKPAGTPCRDSGNSCDLPEFCTGGGPHCPANVYLHDGHACSGVDGYCYNGVCQTHEQQCVTLWGPGAKAAPGICFERVNSAGDPYGNCGKDAKGSFAKCDAGDAQCGKIQCQGGANRPVIGTNAVSIETNIPLQEGGRILCRGTHVYLGDDMPDPGLVLTGTKCGGGMMCLNRRCQNVSVFGVHECAAKCNGRGVCNNKKNCHCEAHRAPPFCDTSGFGGSVDSGPVRLADGIRVTVGVLAVLLTLVAAAVVVCIKRKSLRGVLSGTKKAPADKLRSISASTGAPSTPKRPQPTSVPSPSRPAPPPPHSATIFKPPHRGPQTQLPPPPPYPSHSLRRLPQCQPLSLSVSLTAVAAAPPPLHLHPHVHVAVARRTAVAFNGCRMETERPGPPQKPLPANPRTSHAILGPGPGSGPAPRPEPGPRPVRPQSAKSVAQQPATLPKPRVMANVKFGR